DNA sequence from the Cellulophaga sp. HaHaR_3_176 genome:
ATACCTTAGAATTGGCAAATGTCATGAAAAGCTAGGTAATACAGATATGGCTAAATATTACTTTTACCATACTGTGCACGAAGATCCGCTTTTAGATAAAGGGTGGTTAGCAATTACTAATTTTTATTACCGACAAAAAAACTACGAAAAGGCTGCATATTATATTAATAAAGCAACAAATATAGATGGAGAAAATCCATCATATTGGAAAAAATGTGGAAAAATAAATGCTGCATTAAAAAATTACGATGAAGCTGATTTTGCTTTTAAACAAGCTGTAGATTTTGGTAATTACGAATTAGAAACTTGGTTACTATGGGCTAGTGTTGTCGAAAAAAATGAAGATTTCGATTCTGCCATTCAAATATTAAAACAAGGTTTAGAGTTTCATCCAGAAGAGGCTTCTATTTTATTTAAATTATCAGGTGTTAACAGTAAATTATCAAATTCAGAAGATGCTAAAAAATACCTTTCTGAAGCTATAATCTTAAACACAGATGGGTTAAATAGTTTTAAAGAGGAGTATCCTATTTTCTCTAATACAGAATGGATGTTAAACATCTTTGAACAATATAAAAAGGCTTCCAAATAAAAAAACTATTTTTGTTTTTTTATACATATGGAAAATAGAAATTTTTTAAGTTACTTTTTTATAACACTGAAAGGAATTGCAATGGGAGCTGCTGATGTAGTACCCGGAGTTTCGGGTGGTACTATTGCTTTTATATCTGGTATTTATGAAGAGCTAATTGACTCTATAAACAATATCAACTTCGGTTTATTTAAAACGTTCAAAGAAGAAGGTTTTAAAGCTTTTTGGAGTAAAGCAAATGGTAATTTTTTAATTTCTTTATTTCTTGGTATTTTTATTAGCGTAGTATCTTTAGCAAAAGGTATAAGCTGGTTGCTACTAAACCAACCAGTTCTGCTATGGTCTTTCTTTTTTGGTTTGGTTGTCGCAAGTATCTTTTTTGTAGGTAAATCTATCGAAAAATGGAATGCTACAGCAGTAATTATGCTAATTATAGGTGCTATAGCCGCTTATTACATAACAACATTACCAACTTCTGAAAATACTGACAGTTTACCATTTTTATTCTTATCCGGTGCATTGGCAATTTGTGCTATGATATTGCCTGGTATTTCAGGTGCATTTATTCTTGTTCTTTTAGGCTCATATAAAGTTATTTTAGATGCTGTACATGAACGAGATTTAAAAATAGTTGCTACCGTTGGCTTAGGAGCTATTTTTGGTTTACTAAGTTTTGCTAAACTTTTAAAATGGATGTTTACACATTATAAAGATTTAACATTAGCTGTACTTACTGGTTTTATTTTAGGCTCCTTAAATAAAATATGGCCATGGAAAAATGTATTAGAAACTAAAGTTTTTGGTAATAAAATAATTCCTGTTGTTGAAGAAAATATTTCTCCTTTTTCATACGTAGGGGATAATCAATTATTGTTAGCTGTTGTTCTCGCTTTAATAGGTTTTTCTCTTATTTTTATCTTAGAAAAATTAGCTTCTAAAAAGTAAAATACTTTATGCATGAACCGCGTACATCTTCAGATAAATTTTGGCTTATCGTCAAAGGCTTATGTATGGGTGCTGCAAATAAAGTTCCTGGTGTTTCTGGCGGAATCGTAGCCTTTGTTGGTGGGTTTTATGAAGAGTTTATTTATTCACTACAAAAGATAAACACAAAAGCTTTTAAGCTTCTATTAAATGGAAGAATAAAAAGTTTTTATCGTTATACTAACGGTCAGTTTTTAACATTACTAATTTTCGGAATGTTAGTAAGCTACTTTAGTGTTTCTAAAATATTAGATTACTTTTTAGAAGAAAAAGAACTTTATGTTTGGTCCGCTTTCTTCGGAATGATTTTAGGATCAATTTATTATATCGCAAAAGACTTTAACCACTGGAGTAAAAAAACAGTCACTGCAGGTTTTATTGGCCTAGTAATTGGTATTGCCATCAGCTTTTTAAACCCTGCGAAAGAAAACGATAATCTTATTTTTATTTTCTTATGTGGTATGATTAGTGTTTCGGGAATGACATTACCAGGCCTATCAGGTTCTTTTATTTTAATTTTACTCGGTAATTACGTATTGCTTCTAGTAGACTCTGTAAATTCATTATACGATACTTTTGCTGAAATAATTGTTGGTGACTTTAGTGTTTTTAAAAATACCAAAAGGTTACATACGTTAAAAATACTTGCTGTATTTACTACTGGCTCTGCTGTTGGTTTAGTAACACTATCTCACCTACTAACCTATTTACTAAAACATTTTAAGCACATTACAACCGCTATCATTATAGGTTTTATAACAGGATCGCTAGGTGTAGTTTGGCCTTGGAAAAAAACAATTCTCAAAACAAATTTAGATACTAGTTTAGCACTAGATTCTAACGGAAATGAAATTATAATTAATTACGAAAGATATTTTCCTGATATGACAAGTTTAGAAACTTGGTGGGCATTTTTCTTTATATGTACAGGGATAATAACTCTTTTAGGATTAGATTGGTATGGCAAAAACAGAAAATAAAATACGTTTCGGATTGATCGGAAAAGATATAGACTACTCTTTTTCTAGGTCTTATTTTACTGAAAAATTTAAAAATCTAAAGTTAGACGATTACAGTTATGAAAACTTTGATTTTCAAGATATTAATGAGCTTAAATCGATATTAGAAAAAGAAAAAAACATTAAAGGTTTTAATGTTACAATTCCTTATAAACAAGATGTTTTTCCATTTTTATTTGATGTAGATGATACTGCTAAAGAAATTGGCGCAGTAAATACCATAAAATTTACAGACAAAGGCCTTAAAGGATTCAATACTGATTATTATGGTTTTCAAAAATCTATAGAGCCTGCAATAAAAAAACACCATACATATGCACTTATTTTAGGTACAGGCGGGGCATCAAAAGCAATAGCCTTTGTTTTAAAAAAATTAGACCTGAGCTATACATTTGTATCTAGAACCGCTAAAGAGAATCAATTTACTTATGCCGATTTAAATAAAACTATAATAGAAAAACATACTGTTATTGTAAACTGCACTCCCCTTGGCACCTACCCCGATATAACAGATAAACCAGATATACCTTATGAATATTTAAGTGATAAGCATTTGCTATTTGATTTGATATATAACCCAATAAAAACTGCATTTTTATTAGAAGGCGAAAAAAGAGGCGCTCAAATAAAAAATGGTGATAAAATGTTAGAATTACAGGCAGAAAAATCTTGGGAGATATGGAATAGCTAATACTTAAATATTTTTACACATTATTCTAAATAAGTTTAACATATTTTTTTGGTATTCACGAGGTTGTTACTATATTACCAATGAATTAGGCAAATAGCCAAATACGTACATAATGTTGGACGAGAAAGACGAAAAACTACCGTTGGGTAGTAGTGATGAAAACAATAGCGATACTACTGAAAAAACAGAAGAAACGACTATTGAAGAACAGACAGAATCTTCAAACGAAGAGGTTGCAAAAGACGATACTTCAGAAACTATTGAAGCCGAATCTAATACAGAGCAAAAAGCAGCTGTTGATGAGGAAGATGTTGTTTTGAATGAAATAGACGATTCTAACGCAGAAGATGCTGAAGATGAAGACAATCGTGTACGGCACACTATTCCTGTTTTAGACTATCATTCGATGTCTATCGAAAATTTAGTAGGTGAATTACAGCGCTTAGTAAAAAATGAAAAAGTACAGGCTATTAAAAAGCATGTTGATGATATCAAATCTGAATTCGATTTAAAATTTCAAGAATTTTTAGATGAGAAAAAAGAAGAATTTATCAGCAACGGTGGAAACGAAATAGACTTTCATTATAATTCGGTAACGAAAAGACAATTTAATGAAGTTTATACTGAGTATAGAGAAAAGAAAAATCAATATCATAAAAGCTTAGAAAAAAGCTTAAAAGATAATTTAGCAACGCGTTTGCAAATTATTGAAGATTTGAAAGGTCTTGTATCTATTGAAGAAGATATTAATGCTACTTATAAAAACTTCAAAGATCTTCAAGAAAAATGGCGTCAAACTGGCCCTATCCCAAGAAATAATTATAATGATGTATGGCGCACATACCATCATCATATTGAAATATTTTACGATTTTCTTCATTTAAATAGAGAGTTACGTGATTTAGATTTTAAACGTAACCTTGAAGAAAAAGAAAAATTAGTTGAACGTGCTGAAGCTTTAGAAAAAGTAGAAGATTTAAATGTAGCTTTCCAAGAATTACAAACATTACATAAAATTTGGAAAGAAGATATCGGCCCTGTAGATAAAGATCATAGAGAAGCAATATGGGATCGTTTTAGTAATGCAACAAAAGCATTGCACAACCGAAGACAAGGATATTACCAAGAATTAGAGAAAAAATTTGAGGCGAACCTTGTTAAAAAACATGAAATTATTGAAGGTATAAAAGCCATTACTATTAAAGTTGCGGCAAACCATAAACGCTTACAACAACAAATTAAAGAAATTGAAGCTTTAAGAGATAGTTTCTTTAAAGCTGGTAAAGTTCCTCAAAAAGTAAATGAGAAAACATGGGCTTCTTTTAAAGAGAACGTTCGTGAATTTAATAGAAAAAAGAACTCATTTTATAAAGATCAGAAAAAAGAGCAACAAGATAATTTAGATAAAAAAAGAGCTCTTTTAGAACTTGCTACATCATTAAAAGACAGTGAAGATATTGCACATGCAACTCCTGAGATGAAGCGTATACAGAATGAATGGAAAACTATTGGACATGTACCAAGAAAATTTTCTGATAAAATCTGGAAAGAATTTAAAGACGCATGTAACCATTATTTTAAAAGATTACACGCTCATAAAAATGAAGCCCAGAAAGATGAGTTAGAAAATTTTGAAAAGAAAAGTGCGTGTTTAGAACGTATACAAGCTTTTGAACTATCTGGCGAAAGAAGTAAAGATTTAAGTGCTATTAAGCAATTTGTTGCCGAATGGAAATCGCATGGTAGAGTACCTTTTAATAAAAAGAGTATTAACGTTAAGTTTAATAAAATTTTAGATGCTTTATTTAAAAAATTAGACGTTGACAGGCAAGAAGGCGAAATGTTGAAATATGGCAACAAAATTCAACAATTAAAACAAAGTGAAGACACTGATTATGCTTTACAAAAAGAACGTACTTTTATTAGACGTAAAATTGATGAAAGCAATACCGAAATCAGACAGTTAGAAAACAACCTTCAGTTTTTCTCTAATGCATCAGAAGATAGCCCAGTGGTTAGAGATGTTATTAAGAAAATAGATGGTCATAAAAAAGACTTAGAAACTTGGAAAGAGAAACTTAAAAGTCTTAATATTTTAAAGAATAATTTAAATAAAGAATCAGAAGAGACTGAAGAAACAGTTGAAGAAGATTCTGAAGAAGCATAAAACCTTTTAAACTTTAAGTTTTGTTATATGATACATTTAATCGTTGGCAACACAGGATCAGGTAAAACAACATACTCGAACCAACTTAAAGAAAAAACCAAAGGTGTAATTTTTTCAATAGATACTTGGAATGCCGTTTTATTTTTGCCTGACAAAAGCAAAAATGACGGCATTACTTGGTTTTTAGAACGAATTGAACGTTCTGAAACTTTGATTCAGAAACTTATTCTTCAGCTCAAACATTCTAACGTAGATGCTATTTTAGATTTAGGCCTTTCTAAAATTACTCACAGAGCCAAATTTATTGCATTTGCTAATCAACATAAAGTAGAATACCAAATACACTACTTAAATATTTCAAAAGAAATTAGACGCGAAAGAATTTTAAAAAGAAACACTGAACAAGGAGACACTTTCGAATTTGAAGTAACAGATGAAAATTTTGAATTTATGGAAACTTGGTTCGAAAAACTTACCAAAAAAGAGCTAAAAAATGCTCTGGTTATAGAAGAATAGCTTTATAACTCCCACAACCCTACTCCTTTATTTCTTAAACAATACCTAACCTACTTTTTAAAATCGATTACCTAATTAGCTGTATTTTAGTTTTTTAACAGTCTATTATTCTTTAAATCACTAACTTAAGAAACAACTCAGCTAAATTTATTAATCATGATACAAAAAAACATAAAAAACGTAAACAAATTCTTAATTTTTGTATTTTCAACACTGTTACTTATTGGAGTAACAACAAAAGTTAATGCTACTGTATTTTTACAAGAACAAGAAGAAAACTTCAATCAGTTTAAAGGCAAAATTGTTGCCGATAAATCGAATAAAAAATTAGTATTTGCAACACTTTCATTAGAAGGTACAAATATTACTACAGTAACAAACTCAGAAGGTGAGTTTTCATTAAAAATACCTGCCTCAATTAAAAAAGGTAGTATACAGGTTAGTTTTTTAGGGTATAAGTCTAAAAACATTCTATTATCAGAATTAAAAGCAAACGATAATAAAATTACACTAGAAACCTCTATCGTAGCTTTAACGGAAGTTAATGTAACAGTACCTAAAAGCGCCGAAGCACTTGTTAGAGCTACATTAAAAAATAAAGGCGACAATTATTTTGAAGACCCTACATTAATGACTGCTTTTTATAGAGAAACGATTAAGAAAAGAAAAAAGAATGTATCTCTTTCTGAAGCGGTGGTTAATATTCACAAAACACCCTACTCATCAAAAATGCGAGATAATGTAGAGTTATATAAGGCGCGAAAAAGTACAGATTATAGTAAGTTAGATACATTAGCACTAAAACTACAAGGTGGTCCGTTTAATACGTTATTTGTTGATCTTATGAAATACCCTGAATATGTATTTACACAACAAACAATTCCGCTTTACAATTTCTCTTTTGATCATTCTACTAGAATAAATGATAAACTTATTTATGTAATTAACTTTAACCAAAAAGAAGAATTTAAAAACGATCAGCTATATAAAGGAAAACTATTTATAGATGCTGAAAACAAAACATTAACCAGTGCTATTTATGCTTTAAATATTACAGATAAAGATGCTGCTTCAAAAATGTTTGTAAAGAAAAAACCTGCTA
Encoded proteins:
- a CDS encoding ATP-binding protein, coding for MIHLIVGNTGSGKTTYSNQLKEKTKGVIFSIDTWNAVLFLPDKSKNDGITWFLERIERSETLIQKLILQLKHSNVDAILDLGLSKITHRAKFIAFANQHKVEYQIHYLNISKEIRRERILKRNTEQGDTFEFEVTDENFEFMETWFEKLTKKELKNALVIEE
- a CDS encoding DUF349 domain-containing protein; the protein is MLDEKDEKLPLGSSDENNSDTTEKTEETTIEEQTESSNEEVAKDDTSETIEAESNTEQKAAVDEEDVVLNEIDDSNAEDAEDEDNRVRHTIPVLDYHSMSIENLVGELQRLVKNEKVQAIKKHVDDIKSEFDLKFQEFLDEKKEEFISNGGNEIDFHYNSVTKRQFNEVYTEYREKKNQYHKSLEKSLKDNLATRLQIIEDLKGLVSIEEDINATYKNFKDLQEKWRQTGPIPRNNYNDVWRTYHHHIEIFYDFLHLNRELRDLDFKRNLEEKEKLVERAEALEKVEDLNVAFQELQTLHKIWKEDIGPVDKDHREAIWDRFSNATKALHNRRQGYYQELEKKFEANLVKKHEIIEGIKAITIKVAANHKRLQQQIKEIEALRDSFFKAGKVPQKVNEKTWASFKENVREFNRKKNSFYKDQKKEQQDNLDKKRALLELATSLKDSEDIAHATPEMKRIQNEWKTIGHVPRKFSDKIWKEFKDACNHYFKRLHAHKNEAQKDELENFEKKSACLERIQAFELSGERSKDLSAIKQFVAEWKSHGRVPFNKKSINVKFNKILDALFKKLDVDRQEGEMLKYGNKIQQLKQSEDTDYALQKERTFIRRKIDESNTEIRQLENNLQFFSNASEDSPVVRDVIKKIDGHKKDLETWKEKLKSLNILKNNLNKESEETEETVEEDSEEA
- a CDS encoding carboxypeptidase-like regulatory domain-containing protein, with translation MIQKNIKNVNKFLIFVFSTLLLIGVTTKVNATVFLQEQEENFNQFKGKIVADKSNKKLVFATLSLEGTNITTVTNSEGEFSLKIPASIKKGSIQVSFLGYKSKNILLSELKANDNKITLETSIVALTEVNVTVPKSAEALVRATLKNKGDNYFEDPTLMTAFYRETIKKRKKNVSLSEAVVNIHKTPYSSKMRDNVELYKARKSTDYSKLDTLALKLQGGPFNTLFVDLMKYPEYVFTQQTIPLYNFSFDHSTRINDKLIYVINFNQKEEFKNDQLYKGKLFIDAENKTLTSAIYALNITDKDAASKMFVKKKPAKANVYPTEVAYRVDYREKNNKWYYGYSNVMLEFKINWDDKLFNSVYSMTCEMAVTDWEKNLTSSLKGKNRLRRNIILSDEAIGFSDPDFWGQYNIIEPEKSIESAIKKIQRQLRKNKIGGGAVASLRP
- a CDS encoding DUF368 domain-containing protein yields the protein MENRNFLSYFFITLKGIAMGAADVVPGVSGGTIAFISGIYEELIDSINNINFGLFKTFKEEGFKAFWSKANGNFLISLFLGIFISVVSLAKGISWLLLNQPVLLWSFFFGLVVASIFFVGKSIEKWNATAVIMLIIGAIAAYYITTLPTSENTDSLPFLFLSGALAICAMILPGISGAFILVLLGSYKVILDAVHERDLKIVATVGLGAIFGLLSFAKLLKWMFTHYKDLTLAVLTGFILGSLNKIWPWKNVLETKVFGNKIIPVVEENISPFSYVGDNQLLLAVVLALIGFSLIFILEKLASKK
- a CDS encoding DUF368 domain-containing protein, with the translated sequence MHEPRTSSDKFWLIVKGLCMGAANKVPGVSGGIVAFVGGFYEEFIYSLQKINTKAFKLLLNGRIKSFYRYTNGQFLTLLIFGMLVSYFSVSKILDYFLEEKELYVWSAFFGMILGSIYYIAKDFNHWSKKTVTAGFIGLVIGIAISFLNPAKENDNLIFIFLCGMISVSGMTLPGLSGSFILILLGNYVLLLVDSVNSLYDTFAEIIVGDFSVFKNTKRLHTLKILAVFTTGSAVGLVTLSHLLTYLLKHFKHITTAIIIGFITGSLGVVWPWKKTILKTNLDTSLALDSNGNEIIINYERYFPDMTSLETWWAFFFICTGIITLLGLDWYGKNRK
- a CDS encoding shikimate dehydrogenase — translated: MAKTENKIRFGLIGKDIDYSFSRSYFTEKFKNLKLDDYSYENFDFQDINELKSILEKEKNIKGFNVTIPYKQDVFPFLFDVDDTAKEIGAVNTIKFTDKGLKGFNTDYYGFQKSIEPAIKKHHTYALILGTGGASKAIAFVLKKLDLSYTFVSRTAKENQFTYADLNKTIIEKHTVIVNCTPLGTYPDITDKPDIPYEYLSDKHLLFDLIYNPIKTAFLLEGEKRGAQIKNGDKMLELQAEKSWEIWNS